The window tttttcttccttcttcaCTGACAAGGCCAACTTGTCTTGTAATTCCAACATACTCCTCAGGAGGCAATATTGAGCTAGCATGACCAGAGGGccgcacacatacatacatttttcttttttgtttttgatgagaTTAAAGTGGAGAGCTGGAATCAAtttgcagtggaacctctaaagtcaaacaCCAACAAGGTCATACAATTCAAAATTGGAACAAAATTTGGGGGAAGATTATGTGTGTCTACAACAAGTATAAggattcattttgcacttttaattttttttttttatttttctttgtcttttttttacaacaagtATTCAGAAGAAGGACCACCCTCAACTTATACGCCAGCAATTTCATGAAGTTAAGCGGACTTGCATTCAGAGCAAAGGGGCGGATTTACCATGAGGTAAACACAGGCAATTGCCTGGGGCCCCGAGACTTCCAGGGGTCCCCAAACGTCTCATaaggtttttgcctcagtggtCATCCGGCGCAACTGCAAGATACTGGTTTGCCAACCACCAAATAAACTACACAAGAATAGGAAGAATTGTGAGATACTACAGCGAGCTAGCTAATGCTATGCCCTGGCCAACGCCCATCCGCCGGCTGAGAGGAGCCCCGGAAGCCTGTTACCTCGTGAGCTAGCTAGTGGCTAGCGCctcttttaacacattcactgccattgacggctttagaagtcaaatatccatgttaactgggaaggctggcagtgaatgagttaatgatttctggtggggaaaaaatgctccaaaattttaaataaaatagattttgaTCCGAGTCGTGAAAAGGATTGTATTAGACTATAAGCGGTTCCACTGTAAATCAACTTTTCCTTTCATCTCCTTCTTAGGAAGTTAGTGCGGTAAAAAGAATAGGGGTGCTGAATCACTGCTGCCCCCTGTTGACTTGAAGTGTGAGATACAGAGCGCCTCCTTTCACAGAGCATTTGGACATTTGACTTAACAGACATTGTCATGCAAATTGTCAAACATGTCCTATGCAAGTGCCATTTAAAAGTAAGTATGGTTGTCTTACAGTAACCTTCACAAATAGCACACTACTTATCTTTTAAAACACTGTGTTCACTACAAGACATGGCACAACAAGGTGACTAGGAGCAATTTTAGGGCACTTCAATATGCGAGGTAGCAAGGTTTATACATTAGTCATGTTTTTATATGATCTGTTTGGTTCGATTGACCACAACATTGGTGCTAAGCTGCCACAGGCACCTCACGATTTTTTGGCACCGACAACAAACTCAATCGACTGATTGTATTTTGAATACCATGTGGGTACCTTCCCAGATGGTAAAATCCCGGTGTGGTCCCAGTCCAGCAGCACCATCGCTGAGCCGGCTTTGTGGTGAGAAATGTCTCTACTCTTTGACCTCCCTGACAGCAGACAGTGAAGCCGTGGTCTTCTTGACCCGCAGGGCGGTGAGACGGGCGGCAGGGTTGGCGTACCAGCACTCTCTCATCAGTTTGCCCATCACACGCAGAGCCTAACTTGTCAACATAGTACACATggagacattgtttttttttttttttagtttcaaaaAGGTGTCCAATAACGTATTTGTTATGCTTGAGTGAAAATAACTGGGGATGTgtatgttcagaattaaccaatcgcaTTTAAACCCATGTTAAATGTGCCTCTGATAAACCCCAAATCAAGTTCAGCTGTTTTAGTATGCTTTTCCTGacaagccatggtccgcagACCTTCCACAGTCTCAGAAGGATCCGActgttcaaaggtatcagtcaggaaaagggtacaaaagaatttcttgggctttaaatatacagtgcacCCCCGCTATTCGTGTTGGAATAGAGATCAGGCCGGACCACGAATAGTGCAGAACAGCTCGCTACAGACAcaatttcagaaataggcagacagTATAAGATAGatccaaaaaatgtatttattggagtaaaaaaaacactaaaatcatcataattgcctatattagtAGTTTAAACCATAAGCAGTGTACCCAACACATACCGTACTATATTTGCAAATAGCTACTTGTGAATTCACCAATTcacagatttatatatttttcaccTATCTTCCATTATtcaccaaagaaaaagaaaaaagggggaaaaaaacacctttttactgtttttgtgaTCATGCCAAAGCCCTGTATAATATAAAAGTAATGCTTTGGCGCCATGTTGTGCCAATGAACTGTATTGTCGTGAGAGGAGGAGCTTCTATTAGACATGACAAAGCCCTGGCTAACAGAATAGTGGTACTTTGTCatcatctataggcaattataatcaTATAGGGGGTGTCAATTAGTCATGTATTTTCGCTATTTGTGTcggttttacattttattgttatgtattttgaaaaaatgcaccgTAAATATGCGCGCCCATGCGGCAAAGACTGTAACTTTCACTAAACACCAAGGTTTAACTTTATTCCtgtacaaagcttgtctctcagttgagatgtacTTCCTTCACACCAATTATTAAGTTCCTATTTAGCCAGGGATTTTGCGCCATCTAGTGGCACCTTTAGGCATTAAAGAAaacgcacaaaaatgatcagaCCGATGAGTCGTAGCTCACCTCACAGCTCTGCCACTGGTTTGGAATGTTTGGTCGCAGTTTCTGCTCGCACACCACCTTCCTCATGTCCTCCACAGAGGGATCTGAAGGCACCAGGTCATAATAAGGCAGCTGGAAATCTTCGTGAAGTCCTGTGTGAAAAGACTTTCGGTTCAGCTTGACTTTTTACAACGCAAAGTGTGTGAGGATGGCGGAAGGTACTGTACCTCTCACTGAACATCTTCGAGCCAGTTCCCAGAACACTAGACCCAACGAGTAGATATCCGCCCGCTTGAATGACTCAAAGTTGCTCACGTTGATGGTCTCGTCCAGGATTTCAGGGGACATGTACCTGCAGAAGACAACAGGACTTGGGCCTATTGACTTCTTGGTATCTGCTTCTGGGAGGTAAACATGATGTGAAACtgcatccatccactttccatatgatggaaggatgaatattgttttacaatagCAAAGTCATGGTAGTGCGTGTTCACTGAGGTATGTCCAACCTCTTGGTTCCCACTCTGTGGTTGGTCGGGATGTCAATGCTGTTGGTGCCAGAGTCGTGTTTCACGGCCAAGCCCAAATCTGCGATGACCGCGGTGCCGTTTGTCTTCACCAAGACATTTTTAGACTTCAGATCCCTATGAGCGATGGCTGGCTTCCCTGCAAACGGAACAGAACATTAGTAAGGTTACATACAGTTACTGGCCGCAACATTAGGTATACCGTATTTAAAGAGTTTGTATAAAATATTCCTAAATGCTTAGacaggtatttatttatataatgtgTACAGATGCACCTACCTTGTGTGCCAATGATCTCCATGTGGAGATGAGCCAGGCCGCTGGCGACAGAGAGAGCGATGGCGACCATGCTCTCCACCGACACCGTGTACCTGTTCAGGTAATCGAACAGCGAGCCGTGCTCGTGGTACTCGGACACCAACCACAGTTGAGTCCACGAGCCGTTATCTGCAACACACCGTGTGCAGTCAATAGACAGTGACCAGCTATTATTATCCTCTTTCTCCATGCTGTCAAACAGTGGTTGTCAAAACCTTTTACACGTAGCGCCCctttcaaaaatacttttttcaccaaGTACCACCGTCATGACCAACTTTAAAATACAGGAGCATAGTGGACTGaagtgttcatttaaaaaaaaaaaaaaaggcacggaTTTTAGCTCTACACAGTATATTATTCAACCGTTAGTTCTGACCCAGCAAATAGATTGGACGAGTCATTCAATGAGTGATTATTATATTCTGTAAAGTACGACAACACTGGGACTTTCCATACTGTATCATTCCGCTTCACAGGTGTTCTACACTTTTAAATTGGCCTGTACATCAGTTGTCAGTGGCAATCTTACGTTGCAGTGGTTTGTTAAAaacttatttcctttttttttttttttttcccaacctgtcctgttcagctgcacgCATGGCCATTTAGAATTGtggctctgtatgccttttgtgctggaacagttatgctatgcaacaggggagtttgaaatactccctctgcttatttttttattttttaaactattgtGATGTTTATTGAACATGGAGCTGGACAGAAATGTGTTTTAGggaacagacagagggacagaacagACAAGGGGAAGAGGGATGCgagccacagcagaacaatttttcgacggaaagtattcagagccccttaaaaTGTTAACTCTTTTTTCACTCttacagccatttgttaaaatcatttaagttcatttcccccccacattaatgtacacaccgcaccccatattgacagaaaaaaacagaattgttgaaatctttgcagatttattaaaagaaaactaaactgaaatatcacatagccataacatactatgcatatatatatatgtatatatatacacacacacatatgcagctAGCACTataactatttatttttgtggaacCAAAttactgattaaaaaaacaacaaatcatcaTTTGTTGTCGTTTACTTCTGTTAACTAATAAATGGTGCTTGTCGAACTGTTGCATAAAAGAAATAGCACACTCAAGGTTGTgatgtactatatatataatcaCAGCTGTGATTATCTTTGACTGAATCACAGCCTTGATGACATAAAGTACAGCATCACTCCCTTTCATGTGATATTGCTCAATTATATATTCTTTTAAGCCACTGCAACATTGTGCAACAGTtagaacattaacactgcgcttaaatgtagggggggggggggaatgttctTCAACAATGAtaccatgaaaatgtattgcgcCTAGTTTAAATAAGAATTTCACCTCAATAACAgtttgaaaacacacatttttaaaagtttaaatgcaactgtattgtactgaaaagtt is drawn from Phycodurus eques isolate BA_2022a chromosome 12, UOR_Pequ_1.1, whole genome shotgun sequence and contains these coding sequences:
- the LOC133410473 gene encoding activin receptor type-1C isoform X1; this encodes MTRPGKQSLNALWILLCVAQLSAGLKCVCQLCDNHVCETSVDGACWNSVMLIDGREETLKSCLSPSEMRGPLYCYSSPNVAKRNCCFTDFCNNETLHLQPERPLEDGDSSSGSRLQLAVVVVVPSCLLCVGVMLGAFVVQRQRCAYSQAHKHDPEEALDDHMLMSPDKCLKDLIYDMSTSGSGSGLPLLVQRTIARTIVLQESIGKGRFGEVWRGKWRGEDVAVKIFSTRDERSWFRETEIYQTIMLRHDNILGFIAADNKDNGSWTQLWLVSEYHEHGSLFDYLNRYTVSVESMVAIALSVASGLAHLHMEIIGTQGKPAIAHRDLKSKNVLVKTNGTAVIADLGLAVKHDSGTNSIDIPTNHRVGTKRYMSPEILDETINVSNFESFKRADIYSLGLVFWELARRCSVRGLHEDFQLPYYDLVPSDPSVEDMRKVVCEQKLRPNIPNQWQSCELGSACDGQTDERVLVRQPCRPSHRPAGQEDHGFTVCCQGGQRVETFLTTKPAQRWCCWTGTTPGFYHLGRYPHGIQNTISRLSLLSVPKNREVPVAA